A genomic stretch from marine bacterium B5-7 includes:
- the rpoZ gene encoding DNA-directed RNA polymerase subunit omega translates to MARVTVEDSLAHVDNRFVLVLLAAKRARQLATTGAEPTVEWDNDKPTVVALREIANGTIEFDTQTADDDMSGGHAQDTTVTAVDLPPIL, encoded by the coding sequence ATGGCCCGTGTTACTGTCGAAGATTCCCTTGCCCACGTTGATAACCGTTTTGTTCTCGTTCTGTTGGCCGCTAAACGCGCACGCCAGCTAGCAACCACTGGTGCTGAGCCAACGGTTGAGTGGGATAACGATAAACCTACCGTTGTCGCATTACGTGAAATTGCCAACGGCACCATTGAGTTTGACACACAGACTGCCGACGACGATATGTCTGGCGGACATGCTCAAGACACCACCGTCACTGCAGTTGATTTGCCTCCGATACTATAA